GCATGCGCCTCCTTCTTAGCCAGACGCCTCGACCTAGTCAACTGCACCGCCATCCTCAAGTTCGCCGATGCTTTCGACCACCGTAAGCTGCGATCTCAAGCCCAGTCGTTTATAGCTCACAACTTCAAGCAGCTCAGCCGCATGGGTTCCAATCGGGAGGAGACTCTGGCAGATCTGACCCTGGCCCAGCTGCTTGCTGTCCTGCGCCTGGATAGTCTGAACATAGAGAGTGAGCGAACTGTGTGCCATGTGGCGCTGCAGTGGTTGGAGGCTGCTCCCAAGGAGCGGGGTCCCAGCGCTGCAGAAGTCTTCCAGTGTGTCCGCTGGACACACTTCGACGAAAAGGACCAGGACTACCTGGAAGGGCTGCTGACTAAGCCCATTGTGAGGAAACACTGCCTGGATGTTATTGAAGGGGCCCTGCAGCTGCGCTATGGAGACATGATGTGTAAGAGTCCAATGCCAAAGCCAAACAGTAGCAGCGGCTCAGTTGTATCCTCAGCAGAAAATCCTCCTCTGAGGATGGGTATGTGCGCCAAGGAGATGGTGATCTTCTTTGGACACACCAGAGATCCCTTTCTCTGTTATGACCCATATTCAGGAGACATTTACACAATGCAGTCACCTTTGACCGTCCCCACCCACTCCAAGAGCATCACCTCCTCTGCTGTCTGTGTCTCCCCAGACCATGACATCTATCTTGCTGCCCAGCCCAGGAAAGACCTTTGGGTGTATAAGCCAGCCCAGAATAGTTGGCAGAGACTTGCAGACCGCTTGCTATATCGGGAGGGCATGGATGTGGCATACCTCAATGGCTACATCTATATTTTGGGTGGGCGAAACCCTGTTACTGGATTTAAACTGAAAGAAGTGGAATGCTACAGTGTTCAGAGGAACCAATGGGCACTAGTGGCTCCTGtaccccattcttttttttcctttgaactgATAGTGGTTCAGAACTATCTTTATGCTGTCAACAGTAAGCACGTTTTCTGCTATGATCCTAGCCACAACATGTGGCTGAACTGTGCTTCTCTTAATCGTAGTGACTTTCAGGAAGCCTGTGCCTTTAATGATGAGATCTATTGTATCTGTGATATTCCTGTCATGAAGGTCTACAACCCAGCCAGGGGAGAATGGAGGCGAATTAGTAATATTCCCTTGAACTCAGAGACCCATAACTACCAGATTGTTAATCATGGCCAAAAGTTGCTGCTTATTGCCTCCAGTGCCCCACAGTGGAAAAAGAACAGGGTCACTGTGTATGAATATGACACCAGGGAAGACCAGTGGATTAATAAAGGCACCATGTTGGGCCTCTTGCATTTTGACTCTGGTTTTATTTGCCTCTGTGCTCGGGTTTATCCTTCCTGCCTTGAACCAGGTCAGAATTATATCACTGATGAATATGAGGCACGGAGTGAGTCTAGTGTTGAATGGGACTTAGATGGACTCAGTGAACTGGACTCTGAGTCAGGAAGTTCAAGTTCTTTTTCTGATGATGAAGTCTGGGTACGGATAGCACCTCAGTGAAATGCACAGGATCAGCACAGCTGATTGTAGTTTAAAACTATAAGGTATTTCTTACTTCTATGTAAAGTATCTTGGAAAATATCCATTCCTTTTCCTGAAAGAAACACAAAACTTAAGTTGAATAAGAGTGCAGATTTGGTAAATGGTAATGCTTTGAAGTACTagtataatattaaatttaagtaGTCTACaaaatcaatttaattatttGGTGTACTAAAAGGCCACAACTAAAATAGTAaaattctttgcaaaaatggactATATAATCAACCAGAATGCTCAATGGGTTTTCTCATTGTTCAAGTATTTGTCGCACCAATGGGTCATTTTGATTAGCtagtgtatttgttttttttaatcctaatttaatgttattaatttaaaaattctgtttagtGCTACAAGCAATGtaactaatttaaatttttataatagaaGACTGATTGGGTTAGGAATTTCTAGGTAATTTTGAAGGTACATATTTTCCCTCAGGATAATGAAAGTAATAGATTTCCAGAATGTTAAACTAGTCAATTTTTACAAAATGTATTCCTAGTTAAATATAATTGAAGTTTTGGGTTTGGTTTTCCTCTctgctgcaaagaaaaaaaaaatggatacatgTAGAAAAGTTATTGAATACTAATTTCATTTTGGTAATATGCAGAATGGCCTTACTAgctcacagaaaataaaaaatcaggatTCAGCtgtttgaaaagaaattttagttttaattttagaaaacaaaatgtgtatTTGCTGTGAccaactttctattttttaaaattccattctaGTAGTATCATCAATCTTTTCAAAACCCTTCTGAaccaaaaaatgtatatataaataaaagcacaaGGCAAGTTGTTTTGCTTTGTAAGTCAATATTTTCAATCTCTACTGGATAAGCTTTATTAAGTCAGAAAACATCCTTTTTATTTACTGGATATATTATTGAGTAATATAAATCTTTATCAATTGGTCATGTActgacttaaaaaatattttgtatgtataGTTTTGTTGTTTGTCTTGGACTCTTCTGCAGGAAGGTgagttgttttttaatgtttttaggtgatactcattttgaaaatatgtataaactaaaaaCAGTATTTTATTGAGATCAGTGGTAATTGTGTCTATCAACCATACAATCAAGTGCCAGCAaagaactttaaaactttaaGCTATGTATAGAACGTTTTGTGTGGCATTAAAATATTCTGTCAATTTTGTAAGTCACTGTAAATGGTCTTTATTACCAACAtataagatatttttatattaaagtttGACAAAAGATGTAAGTGGATAATGGCATTTGGGGCCAGTAATGAAAGTATGTTTcctctaaaatatttccctaaGTGGTGGTATATATGggtatttcattatggtttttgTATCTATTCTGTGTTTCTCTGTGAACAGTGGAAGGGAAGGTCCACAAATAGAAACTAAATAACACAAACATATTGTTAAATACAAGAAAAGTGTAAGGTCTTTCCTTTTAAAGGTTTGTTGATACATATGGTAGTCATGATACATATACATGGTAAATGGCCAGATGCTTAGGTTTATAAATTTTTCTGTATCCCactagaatttttttcctgaatctttAATAACATGCtaatttctcttctgtgtttATTGTTTGGTGATGGAATAGTAACATTTCTTACACACTGAACAGATTTAAGGGAAATGTGCTCAAGAATAGGTAACTGAATTTCTGAATGAACTATCATAGGatgaaaaaagagaggagagagaaggaggaagaaaaataaatgatgttttCTTAGCCATTTTAATTGACCTTTTGAGATTCTACAAGACATTTGTATAACATTTTTAGAGAAATGAAATGCTTGCTCTGGTAGTATGATTTAATGGCCTAAAGCTAAATTTTACTCCATTTCCTATCAGGGATGTCATAAataccactctttttttttttttttttcatatttttattaagcttaactgatttttttaattaaaattttttttaaacataacaaacaacaatattcttaccatatgatcattccattcttggtatataaacaataactcacgaTTTCATTgcatagttctatattcatcaccacgatcacctctcagaatatttgcatcaattcagaaaaagaagtaaaaagaaaaaaaattcatacataccataccccttaccccttcctctcaccaATCCCCAGCATTgcagtctactaaatttgtttaaacatttgttccccttcttatttatttatttttaatccatgtgttttactcgtctgtcgataaggtataaaaggagcatcagacacaaggttttcagtcacacagtcacattgcaaaagctgtatcattatacaatcatcttcaagaaacatggctactgggacacagctctacattttcaggcagttccctccaacctctccactataccttaactaaaaaggtgatatctatttaatgcgtaagaataacctcaaggataacctctagGGGTGACttataggcctaattttaagtaggcttagactatcctttttggggttaagtttcatatgaacagaccccacgattgggagctcagcctattgctttggttgtccccactgcttgtgagaatatcaggaattctccacttgggtaagttaaattttccccctttctcgccattcccccaaggggactttgcaaatacttttgtattcactgttcacatcactctgggatttatcggcatcactctggacaaatctacaaaatctcatgccctactcaaggttccaagtacttatggtgttcagttaagctgtccacataagttatattaggaaatgcactagtcaaaatataaatcttgtaccaaataaatggtttttgctttaatctcacacttaagttaaagttttaaatatgaattaccatcggttttcaacaccctgcaatattgacattcttttgttcttcctcatgcaaaagcaattttttaatttgtacatttaatcactatcattatacactctaggctttccgcaattatgccatctcagtctttatcgtctgtctttccttctgatttcatttgtgccccaggcctcctacttctatcattctcacatttagcttcattcgttgtactaacattattgtattacagttaggtagtattgtgataAGCACCACTCTTAACATAGTAAGCTGTCTCTCAATAGTGTTATTTTGGGGGCCAAATTTTTCACCAGTAGCTTTTTGTGTTGTTGTAAGGGTGAATGTAAGACAGTGCTTATTTTAAGAAGATTATCCACCTGCAGAGTTAAGGTGTGCAACTAAAGTACAAAGACAAGTTTTCCCATTTGTCATTGTCAACCTTTGAGTTAAAGCCTAAACTAAATGGTAGCAATATCTTCTTTTATAGTGAGGTTTTCTAGGGaagaattttactttttgtgtgtgtctttatTATTTTACCCCCAAGGAagaattttgttttcatgttataTTTGTGGATTAGGGAGTAGAGGTTAACCATTATTTTTAGATAATTGATTTGTGTGTGTTTAGTTACAAATAAAAGTGGCACTGGAACTTAGGTCTTCTGACCTCTCAGTTCAGAGTTTCTGCTAAGTCTTTGCTTGTGCAGTGAATGACACAACTAGCAGTGTATATtacctagggttctctagagaaatagaatcagcaggagagatccataaatataaaatttataaaagtatctcatgtaactgtggggatgtagagtccaagctgtgtagggcaggccacaagctggcaactgccatgaagttcctcagtgaactctcaggagaggctggctgggcaatcATGGGGATGTAAGGGTCCAAGATCTatggggcaggctgcaagctggcagctccagtgaaggtcctcaacgaattCTTAGGAGAGACTGGCTGTCTGAAACAGGaggagtgactgtctcttctgaatcctcctaaaaagccttctggtgattagattaagcatcactcattgcagaaggcactccccttagctgattacacaTGCAATAaatcaatgtgatcatgatttaagtccatgaaatgtcctcatagcaacagacaggccagtggtTGCCTGAAcagacaattgggcaccaccacctggacaagttgacacatgaacctcaccatgaTACAGTGTTAAAATCCCTTATTGATAGGAAAGCACCCTTGTCTAAGTTTGCCAGCTATTTGGCATATCTATTAGCAAATGCTCAATATAATGGAGTTTGCAGAactatttgggtttttttgtttgtttattgttttgcatgggcaggcaccgggaattgaacccgggtctctgacatggcaggtgagaactctgcctgctgagccaccatggcccacccctacAGAACTATTtgtaaaatttagaattacctttaattgtcttttgtttctgtgtGTCTGTAGTCTGAAAAGCTCAGAGAACCCAAATAAtggcaaatacttttaaattcaaAGGGTAAGTGGCATTGGTGTTTTCAAAAGGGGAAAGTAGAAGACTTATTTAGCAATTAACTTAtctaaatttgaattaaaaactaagttataatattttcttcttcagttgaGCAGGACTTTCTCTGTTTGTTTTAACCTGGATCTTATTGAGAATCTGAGGGAAGCGTTTGGTCCATTTCTAAGAAAAAGACACATACtcataattttataattacagTGATGTTAAGACACTTCTGAGGTTCATCGTCAGACTGAGTAAGAGCAATTGAGACAGGATCTTTTTCATGTCAGCTTAAAAACTTCAACACCCTTTTTGTCATAACTAACTTTAAAAGAACATTCATTGTAGCAAATTTGGCAAAGCAGTGAAATATTAGCTGGCaaaattatttatagaaaaaaGTGACTAAAACTAGAAACACCAAGCAATTAATTGATAAGCTATTTtttagaaacaaaagaagatTAAATATGTGTCTGTTGTCTAAAAAACTCAGAGAACCCAAATAATtgtaaaacttttaaattcaAGGGGTAAGTGCATTggtattaataaaaggataaaatggaaGTCTAATTTAGCAAGTAACTTGCTTAAATTTGGATTTAGGATTAAAATTAAGTTATAATAGTACTCTTCTAGCTCCTCTAATAAGCATTATCAAGAATTTGATCCATTCCTCACAAAAATGCACGTATTCACATTGTCAGAACTTCAAGGGCGCTACGACACTTCTGGAGCTCATACATATACCCAGGGTAAGAGCACCTATGACAGAATCACAATAATACTTCTATAAGGAATCAACATTCTTCACAAGGTGCGAATCAAGTGTTTGTCAGAGCGATAGAGGGATATAACATCATTCCTAAAATCGAAACAAAGAAATGATATTTATTCACCATCTGAACCAGATGTGAAAATTGAGTGCCTGAGAACAAAGGCATAAGTGACATTTCTGAAATTCACATTTCCTCATGTTGAAAAACATGAGGTCATTTAAgtaattaaatgtaaatgattttaagaaatgagtcagttaaatgagctaatatataTGAAAGCTTTCAAAACTCAAACCTTATAAAACTGTAGCTGATGTTATTATCCAAGAAGGCATCTATGTAAGGTCTTAAGCAAAATACGTAGTCCAGATGTTACACTGCTGACATCATGGCTGtttattagaaatatatttaagtaGTAAAAGTTCTTTTTCATAATGAACCAGGTACATGAGTGGTTGGAAAAGGGCATCTCTACCTGTaagggattgttctagtttgctagctgccagaatgcaatataccaggaatggaatggcttttaaaaggaaaatttaataagttgctagtttacagttctaaggtcaagaaaatgttccagttaaaaaaggtctatagaaatgtccaatctaaggcatccagggaaagataccttggttcaagaaggccagtgaagttcagggtctctctctcatccgagaaggcccatggcgaacacagtcatggtttctctctcatctggaaagactcatggtgagcacagcgtcatctgctagctttctcttctggcttcctgtttcataaagctcccctggaggcgttttccttcttcatctccaaagcactggccgATGGactctgcagcattctctgctctctgtgaatctcttattctccaaaatgtttccttttttataggactccagtaagacaatcaagacccacccaaatgggtggagacatgtcatcacctaatccagtttaacaccactcttgattgggttacatctccagagagatgacaCAATTAcggattcaagcatacagtattgaatagggattattgtctttatgaaatgggattttgattaaaacatggcttttcaagggtacatacatcctttcaaaccagcacagggatcTATTTTAAATATAGTCAGTAAATAGAGTCAGTTTGCTTCTCAGAACTTGTTTAAACCAGGAACAAGCATTTCGCCTGATGTCATTTTTACCAATTTGTGCTGACATgggaaaaaagtataaaacaGACAAGTGAGTTGTCAAACTAAAATCATGCACTGGAGTTTGTATGTTTCAATGTTCATAAATTAGAAATATAACAAGCTAGCAACCCTGTGACAATcctctatattttaaaagaaaatgtactgGTCTTTGAAATCCTAAAGTCTGATAATCACTTAATTAGACATGTATATTGGATTGAACTTATTATAAGTACTTTATGTTGCTTGCTTCTTACCTGTTTTACCTTACCTCTATCATCTATctcatcaaaactcttcctatCTGCTTAAAACTTTCAGCACCAGGTTTAGTCTTTATTCTCAGTCACCATGCATTCAGTTAAAATTCACTTGTAATTGATGAAGTTAGAGGGATGGAAATGTTGAGGAAGAAAGGCAGGTAAGGAAATAAGGTCAATTTAGGTTTTAATTCTGTAAGCCACTTCAGAGGCAGTATTCCAAAGATGGAAATGTAATGTGGTGTGGACTGATTGTAGGATGTGAAGGGAACCCTGAGATAGGAGAAAGCTGGGGAAGCTGGTCAGATCCTGATGACCTTTATGCCATGCAaaagagtttggatttttttgttgttgttgcttacaGTGTGATGTCATTGAGGAGTTTAAAGTAGGAATTTGGCATgattgaatttattttgtattgagATCAGTCCACTGGATGTACTGACAGTGTAAGACTGTGGGGGTAGGAAGAACAGTTAAAGAAATGCTATTATAGCTAGCTTTAAAGCTCCGACAGTGAGTGTTTCCCCACCAAGACGATCAAGAAGTGAAATTGACGACATACTCGTAGGACCCAACCTATAGGGTCCCGGACCTGCTCCACCCTAGGCTTTTCCATCAACACACAACTGAGCGCCTCTTTCAGTGCATGCCGGGAATCTGTCAACATTGAACAGCTGCCCAGAGCAACCCAATGGCCAACCGGGAATCTTTTCAAATTGTTAAGAAACAGAGTGGCGATGTTGGGGGCTAGggctatttagaaaataaaaagttacagtatttaaaattaaaaaaaaaaaagaaaaaaatgctattatAGTACAGACAGTAACAGATGTGGACATCAAAAGTACCTGTAGTTGTGAGCTTAATGAGGAAAGGAACAGATAAAAGGAAGTTTAAATAGTTGATCTGGACCTTTAATTGTATATTTGGAGGTGAGATAGGTGTATGAAGTATGAGAAAGGATGGACTATAGGATGACTCCCAGTTTCTTTCTTGGATGTTATATTAGTTAAAGTATAGGCCAATTTTCTCTACAAAAGATACTCTTAAATATAATGAGATAGAAGCTTGTTTCTCTACATTTAATCTAAAAGTAAGCAGTCAATGTTGACAGGGTGATTCTGTTCTATGTGTTCATTCATGGGCTaaggtttcttaatttttaaacccCCCAACTTCTAGCGAGTCTTCTTGTCCTCATGTGCAAAGCAGGCCCTCCACAATTGTATCTGTGTTTCAGCCAgtaggaaaagggaaagaaaagaaatggagggcaaacattttcttttctaaaggaCTTTTCCATCACTTCTTACATTCTGCTGGTGAAAACTTAATCATATGACCATGTCCAGTTTCAAGGTAGTCTGGGAATTATTGACATTTAGATGGGTAAATATGTGCCCAGTTAACTCAGGGAATTCAACTACTAAATAGGTTAATAAACTAATATCTTTTAACATATAATTATAGGCGTCCTATACTCAAATGCAGGCTTCTCACAATTGCAATACAAAACCATTGCTGTTATTCATTTCAAATCTCTCTACAACTCTCCCTCCACAGTAAATTCACAGGCAAATGATAAATTTTGTATCACGTGGAATAACTactcaaaaaacaaataaactctTGAGTTCctttaatacacacacacacacacacacacacacacacacacacacacacacacagagaaatgcTCCTCAAATCTTTAGCCAATAAGTCATATTTCAGTCTAGCTATTCCCAGAAGTGGCAGAAATTAAGCCTCTAAAGTCCTGGGATCTCTCTAAATCCTAAGATCTTTTCTAgtcctctcattttcttttctagaaaCCTACCAGTTTAGCCCTCTCACACATCCCATATCACCAATAGCTGTCACTGtcattgaaagaaaaaggaagagaataaactGGGGCACTTAGCAGTTTCTGTCACAGTTACCTGGGTGGCTTTTACTGTTATTCACTTAACTATTTTCAATTCCTAGTCTGTTATCAACCACTaggattttgtcatttcaagaatgtcatttcaagaaaatcaataagatcagaagttggttctatgagaaaatcagtaagattgatgggcccttagcaagattgataaaaagaagaagagagaggaggcaaataaataagatcagaaatggaagaggagacataactactgac
This is a stretch of genomic DNA from Tamandua tetradactyla isolate mTamTet1 chromosome 4, mTamTet1.pri, whole genome shotgun sequence. It encodes these proteins:
- the LOC143681381 gene encoding kelch repeat and BTB domain-containing protein 7; this encodes MQTWEEAPRSRRLACPRDARRAKRISTPSVSAFFTGPEELKDTAHSAALLAQLKSFYDARLLCDVTIEVVTPGSGPGTGRLFTCNRNVLAAACPYFKSMFTGGMYESQQASVTMHDVDVESFEVLVDYCYTGRLSLSEANVQRLYAASDMLQLEYVREACASFLARRLDLVNCTAILKFADAFDHRKLRSQAQSFIAHNFKQLSRMGSNREETLADLTLAQLLAVLRLDSLNIESERTVCHVALQWLEAAPKERGPSAAEVFQCVRWTHFDEKDQDYLEGLLTKPIVRKHCLDVIEGALQLRYGDMMCKSPMPKPNSSSGSVVSSAENPPLRMGMCAKEMVIFFGHTRDPFLCYDPYSGDIYTMQSPLTVPTHSKSITSSAVCVSPDHDIYLAAQPRKDLWVYKPAQNSWQRLADRLLYREGMDVAYLNGYIYILGGRNPVTGFKLKEVECYSVQRNQWALVAPVPHSFFSFELIVVQNYLYAVNSKHVFCYDPSHNMWLNCASLNRSDFQEACAFNDEIYCICDIPVMKVYNPARGEWRRISNIPLNSETHNYQIVNHGQKLLLIASSAPQWKKNRVTVYEYDTREDQWINKGTMLGLLHFDSGFICLCARVYPSCLEPGQNYITDEYEARSESSVEWDLDGLSELDSESGSSSSFSDDEVWVRIAPQ